The Nicotiana sylvestris chromosome 6, ASM39365v2, whole genome shotgun sequence genomic sequence CGTTGATGATACAATCATTTTCTGCTCATCTGATGAAACTTCGTTGAGACTTGTCATGGAGGTTTTGCAAGCTTATGAATCATCATCTGGTAAACTAgtgaacaaagccaaatcagcCATATACCTGCATCATTTAATGGATAATGAGGTGATTAACAAGGTGGAAAGTATTACAGGTATACGAAGACAATGTTTCCCTATGACCTATCTTGGCTGTCCTATTTTTTATGCAAAAAGAAGGGGAGACTATTACCAGGGATTAATCGCCAAGGTTATGGACAAACTTCAGTCATGGAAAGGCAAACTCTTATCTATAGGAGGCAGAGCTGTTTTAATTGCAAATATCCTGCAGAGTATCCCAATTCATATGTTGTCAGCAGTTAATCCTCCAATTTATGTGATCAACAAATTACATAGCATTTTTGCCAAGTTTTTCTGGAGCAGCAATGTAGGAGGGAGCACTAGACATTGGTCATCTTGGACTAACCTTTGTATGCCTTTTGAGGAGGGAGGCATAGGGTTCAGGTCCCTACATGATGTATCCAAGGCATTGTTCTGCAAATTGTGGTGGAATTTCAGGACTAAGCCCACTTTATGGAGTGCATTTATTAGTCAAAAGTACTACAAAAAACTAAATGCAGTAATTGTACCTTGGAAGCATGGATCCCACGTGTGGAGAAAAATGCTAGAATGTAGGGACTTGATTGAGAATCAAATCTACTGGAAACTGAGAATGGGATCGGCTCAATTCTGGTTCGACAATTGGACTGAGTTGGGAGCCTTATATTTTCAAGTGCCTGCAGAGTTTGGTATCGATGACGATATTCATAATGTAAATGATCTGGTTGAAAATGGTATGTGGAATGTGGATAAAATGTTTGAGAGCCTACCTGAAGATTTGGCACACCACATTGTGCAGAATATTAGACCACCAACTGAAAGTTCATAGTTAGGTACTTCCTTCTGGATGCTTGAAACAAGGGGACATTTTTTACAGTAAACTCTGCATGGGATTACCTGCGAAGAAGAGCCAACCCAAGATTAGCTTACAAGATGATATGGGTAAAAGGTTTACCTTTCAAGATATCCTTCTTCCTGTGGAAGGTGTGGAAAGCCAAACTGCCACTTGATGATTTCTTGCGTAAACTAGGATACTCCATGCCATCTAAATATTGGTGCTCTGCTGATCCTAAGGAGGAGTCATTACTACATCTGTTCTTCACATCCAATGCAGCCAGAAGTGTTTGGAGTTACTTCCTGAGGAGAGCAGGAATTTCATTAGATGGGTTGTCATTACATCAAGCAATTACAAAGTGTTGGACAACACTAGTTGTACCTAGATTAATACCAGTATTACAAGCTTTACCTGCATGCATTGTATGGGAACTATGGAAGAGAAGAAACAGTTTGAAATATGGAGAAGTAGTGTCAGTGAGCAGAGTTATTTACCAGGTGTCATCTACTTTGCAAGCTCTGGTCCAACTGAAAAAGCCAGGACTACACATGCCTCATAAGTGGCTGGACTTACTGACAATGATGGAGCAGTACACACCTCGACTGAAATATGATAAAGTGTTATGGGAATTTCCTTCAAGAGGATGGATCAAAGTGAATACGGATGGAGCATGTATAGGGAACCCAGGGAGGAGTTCGATTAGTTTCTGCATAAGGGATGAGGTAGGTGATTTGATATATGCAGAAGGAAGGGAGATTTCTAAAGGAACCAACAATGTTTCAGAAGCATTAGCTATTGCGGAGGCATTGAAGATGTGCAAAAGTCTTAATTATTTCCAGATATGGCTGCAGACAGATTCTATGCTTTTAAAGAACATTATAGAGGAATCATGGAAGCCTCCTTGGTATATTACTGAACATGTAGAGGAGATTTTAAGACTGAAGGAACAAAGTATCATCAAGGTCACTCACATATtcagagaagggaatacattagcAGACCACCTTGCCAATTATGCTCTAGATGAAGGAAATACTGAGTGCCATGGTTTCTGGGATCTGGACTTAAAAGGAAGGAGGATCATTAACAAAGATAAGATGCAATGTCCTTACATAGGAGTAAAGGTTGCAAGGAATTAGGAGGACAAGGGGAAGGAACAAAGCCAAAAAGGAGATAAATATGGAgtggaacaaaggcaaaatgaggAGGAGAAACGGAATGGACATAACTGATCAGCAGGGTCGAATCCTATAGGAAGAGATCTTGATGGTCTTCTGTTATACTAACATTTGGTGTTTCTGTGCAGGGAATGGTTATGGTGTTATACACGAAAGTCAGTGATGTTCTTTTGATTTTTAAATGCACGCATGCTTCATCAAAGTCATGGAATGCACGCATGCTTGTAGCCTTTTTTTTAATGAAAGCAAGCTTCAAATTGTTTGGGTGCTGGATCGTACTGGGCCGAGGAGCTTCAAGAGTTGGGAGCACATTTTAAATTCCAACTGGGATTCACGCATTTTTTTGCATGGAATTGCACGCTAGCAATGTAACGCATGCTGGACAATGAATTGGAATATACTATTTTGGTCAAGCAAGACTACTCACATGTTTGGAGGGGAACGCATGGCATTCGCATGGGGTGAGCGTGACTTTTGAAGGAAGCAAGAAGGCATGAGCATGGGGATTACAACGCACGCCTGTAGTTTATTACAATGCACGATGCATTATGGGCAAATTCAGTACTGTGCTTCGTGTGTATTTTTAATACATTACACGCAGCATCGTGGGCTTCACAGCTTTATCTTTCTTTATTCCAAGCGTGTCATTTGGAACCATATTCACACATGATGCATAGTACTATAGACATCCTCAAATTAACGAGAGATCTGGAGCAAAACAATATGCAACACCACTTTATCTTGGGACTTTGAATCAAGGGACTAAGTCACGCAAGCAGAGACGAAATGGACAATATTGGAAATGCCAAGGTAGGCGTGGGTGCAAATGGTTGAGCTTGCTGGGCAAAATGCATACACTCATGGGGGACATAATCTTTGGGAATTGCTCTCTTAATTCCATCAACTCAACAACCTTTGTCATGGCTATTGTCCTTGAAGTTTTACACTTTGAGGCCTGTGATTTTAAGCTACGTTGCAGATGCTTCGAGCAGTCCTGCACAATTGAGATTCAAAAGTGTGACCATCAGATGGTTGAGCTTATGGTGACATTGGAATGCATAAACGCAGGCACAACATGTTGCAGCATGTGAGAGCTGTTGGTTCGCTAACAGTTGCTTTTGTTTTACAGTCCAAGAGGACAACTATGAACCTAGGCAATGGTGATTTTGGATTAACGCCCCAGCACATGCTCAAGATGCAGCAAATGGCTTCAGATTACAAGAGCACTCAAAAAAATAGGGGGAATCATTATCGCCGCAATGGTGCATACCACAAGCACAACAACAAGGCTGGAATGGGGCAAAACGCATGCCCAGAATCGACCATTTCAACAGCTACGGAAGATGACACTGTACGTAGAGCATGATTTTGACACAAGATGGAGCTGTATGCAATCAATAAATCATAGCAGCAAGTACATGGAAGGAATGGCATTGCACTGGAGTGGATATGAGTTGGATCAAGACTCATTGCAACTGCAACGACATATGCAGGCAGCTCGGAAATACAATTTCGATTGAATTCATAATAATCAATGAGTGTACATTTGGTATATGTTCCATAGGGTTTACAAAGTCGAACAAGGCTGCAATTGTCACCCATTATGATCGGCTAGTTTTTAAACGAATTGTTCATTTTAGATCAAATGTGATATCAAAGTTGAGTTTAATGCTCAACATTGATACTAGGTGTCATGTAAAAGTCAAATTTTATCACTTTCATTATGTTAGACCACCTGGAAATGTATTTTTTGATTTTAATTTATCTATatataaaaactagccctaggcgcttgcctagtggattgccaaaaaaaagaaaaaaaaagggaaaacaaaataaaatagaaaaataaaagaaaatcaaaaacaaagttccctaaactacgttcgacctgattccgaAAGAATAAATAGGCAGCCTCTcactggggttcagtcacaccaaaataaaaatccaattttccccgaaagtgaaactggggcggatgttataatggttcgacgATGATCCCGCctaaatggttccaaagttgtaattcagtccaaatcatttttacccaaatcctttcaagtccttctgatcaatcgatgagaatgttcaaggattaGGGAATACAACCACTTGAAtccgatgcaataaaaatgagagaataaaataagagagtcttattggtgaaaacccacacgggcactgtGAGGCAACAGTAagcagagaaataaaatgagagagttttgttagtgaaaactcgcaaagagcactataaggtgatggtgagaagagaaatgagagaggtcagctcgtgaaaacccgcaaagggcgcccctgATTGAAAAGTGGATCCTCATAGCCATCGGCATCGACAGAGTCCTGgaaaggtttctcgattttgaggcaaaagctatgatgaatttctgagagttggACGGTTTGCACGGATCAAGCATCCAGTCCAAagggcatgtcatgttcattgaagtccacacgtactctagataagtccttctttcctttccccgaaagggataccTCTTGTTTAAATTCATTTATCCATTCCACTGTTTGTTTTTCCTTTGAATcactttcggtctaactctgttccgaaactGAGACAAAGAAGAGAtagcaagactgatttacagggttctcatttgaCACGAGCTAATGTGCAATAAGGCACCCAGCCTCGGCAAGGGCGTCAAGTTGACCTTGACTGGACATGGCGGCCGATGCTTTGAAATCAAAACTCTCGGAAGgaaaaaatcaaattgaagtgcctacaaaggcaaaatgaagttgaaaaggttaagtcccatgTGGCTAACCGTCTTGGCAAAGGATTGAAAAGCCAAGGTACCCAAATGATCTGAAattaaagttggaagaaagaagccagaaatgaGAGGCCTATAAAGGCGAAACAAAGttgaaaaaggttaagtcccacgcgactagccgttgcGCCAAAGTTTGAGGAGCAAAAGTTCCCAATGCTCCgaagttaaaaagaaaaaaaaagagaaaaaaaaagagagaaagaaaaaataaaagaaaaggaagtcagaaatgaaaggcctacgaaggccaAATAAAGTCGAAAAAGTTGAGTTCCACCGACCAACCGTCATGGCAAAGTCTAGAAAAAATCGAAGGTTCTCCAGGGCCTGAAATAAAATCGGTCCTCAGGGAACAAGCAGTTGCAGTTGAGATCTTCATCCAAGAAGCCGGATCAAGATCgagtgattgaaacaatcaaggccacaaaaccaaccaccgtttcaaactaacaattgttctttgtttgaaaacatgaaacaagtgaaatccaaagcaaccttgcaagaagcaggtgcaaccaaacacaaactgcgcaagggctagaaacaacTTTGCGGCAAAAATCAATCCAAAAGTGAAGTCTCCTCTAAATTCTTTCCcgcatttttactcattttcttaaataaaacaaaaaaaatttaaatgaaaggaagaagaagaaaattccaaaatcatggtagcctagggtctccaatctctatctacgtttttccaacatagggtctcattccctagttgcctGGTAGTCTTTTCTattatagggtcccactccctagttgatccccGTCATAACCAGAGGACCTTTTTTTCCGGCacaacccgaggacctttttcttttctagcataacgcgaggacctttttcttttccggcataactcgatgactttcccggcataacccgtggacctccctggcataacccgaggatcttttttcttttctggcataacccgatgactttcccggcataactcatggaccttttctctttttcggcataactcggtgacctttcccggcataactcgtggacctccccaacataacccgaggactttttctcttttccggcatgacccgatgacctttcccgtcataacccgtggttctccccggcataacccgaggaccttttctctttttcggcataacccgatgacctttcccggcataacccgtggacctccccggcataacccaaggaccctttctcttttttggcataacccgatgaccttttccggcataacccattGACCTCCCCAGCaaaacccgaggacctttttctttttcggcataacctgatgattttCTTGGAATAACCCGTGaacctccccgacataacccgatgacctttttcttttttggcatAACCCATAGACTCCCCCGTCATAACCCGaggatcttttttcttttccggcataacccgataacttttccggcataacccgtggacctccctggcata encodes the following:
- the LOC138870808 gene encoding uncharacterized protein, producing the protein MIWVKGLPFKISFFLWKVWKAKLPLDDFLRKLGYSMPSKYWCSADPKEESLLHLFFTSNAARSVWSYFLRRAGISLDGLSLHQAITKCWTTLVVPRLIPVLQALPACIVWELWKRRNSLKYGEVVSVSRVIYQVSSTLQALVQLKKPGLHMPHKWLDLLTMMEQYTPRLKYDKVLWEFPSRGWIKVNTDGACIGNPGRSSISFCIRDEVGDLIYAEGREISKGTNNVSEALAIAEALKMCKSLNYFQIWLQTDSMLLKNIIEESWKPPWYITEHVEEILRLKEQSIIKVTHIFREGNTLADHLANYALDEGNTECHGFWDLDLKGRRIINKDKMQCPYIGVKVARN